In Paraburkholderia caballeronis, the following proteins share a genomic window:
- a CDS encoding ABC transporter ATP-binding protein, which translates to MDTDDRVPAAGGVPLLSVQRVDKRYPNGTVALEDVQLAIQPGEFVSLLGPSGCGKSTLLKMFAGIETPTHGHLRWWGQPFATVGSPGRRMSMVFQEATLMPWASVADNVRLPLDLAHVPRREADERVADALAGVGLAKFGRVRPRELSGGMQMRASLARALVTGPDLLLLDEPFGALDEFTRNRLDADLRALWQRSGMTVVFVTHSIYEAVYLSSRVVVMQARPGRVIGDVRIDGPQQRGDDYRMSEPFVQHCRVLSERIEHAHRAAAHDEPMEVLR; encoded by the coding sequence ATGGATACCGACGATCGGGTTCCGGCGGCGGGCGGCGTGCCGCTGCTGTCGGTGCAGCGCGTGGACAAGCGTTATCCGAACGGCACGGTCGCGCTGGAGGACGTGCAGCTCGCGATCCAGCCGGGCGAGTTCGTGTCGCTGCTCGGGCCATCCGGGTGCGGCAAGAGCACGCTGCTGAAGATGTTCGCGGGCATCGAGACGCCGACGCACGGCCATCTGCGCTGGTGGGGGCAGCCGTTCGCGACGGTCGGCTCGCCGGGCCGGCGCATGTCGATGGTGTTCCAGGAGGCGACGCTGATGCCGTGGGCGAGCGTGGCCGACAACGTGCGGCTGCCGCTCGATCTCGCGCACGTGCCGCGCCGCGAGGCGGACGAGCGCGTCGCCGACGCGCTCGCGGGCGTCGGCCTTGCGAAGTTCGGCCGCGTGCGGCCGCGCGAGCTGTCGGGCGGCATGCAGATGCGCGCGTCGCTGGCGCGCGCGCTCGTCACCGGGCCGGACCTGCTGCTGCTCGACGAGCCGTTCGGCGCGCTCGACGAGTTCACGCGCAACCGGCTCGACGCGGACCTGCGCGCGCTGTGGCAGCGCAGCGGGATGACGGTGGTGTTCGTCACGCACAGCATCTACGAGGCGGTGTACCTGTCGTCGCGCGTGGTCGTGATGCAGGCGCGGCCGGGCCGCGTGATCGGCGACGTGCGGATCGACGGCCCGCAGCAACGCGGCGACGACTACCGGATGAGCGAGCCGTTCGTGCAGCACTGCCGCGTGCTGTCCGAGCGCATCGAACACGCGCATCGCGCGGCGGCGCACGACGAACCGATGGAGGTGCTGCGATGA
- the rbsK gene encoding ribokinase, with product MSAPLSHDGGGANQGGRVVILGIYVTDLTFRAARMPLPGETIGGSAFRMGPGGKGSNQAVAAARAGAEVVFCTRVGNDEFGAIARATWAAEGITARAGVADGVATGAAHIFVDDTTGQNAIIVVAGAAGTLGPSDIEAIEDDIAAAQVFVTQLEQPVDAARRGLETARRHRVTTVFNPAPALPLDDAIFPLCDYITPNETEAAALTGERVDDVASARRAGDALLKKGVGTAIVTLGEHGALLHGPNQSVLVPAFRCGRVVETAGAGDGFTGGFAAALARGMDPQAAVRFGCALAGLSVTRPGTAPSMPTLGEIRALLDAAGPALAAASQ from the coding sequence ATGAGCGCGCCGCTGTCCCATGACGGCGGCGGTGCGAACCAGGGCGGCCGCGTCGTGATCCTCGGCATCTACGTGACGGACCTGACGTTTCGCGCGGCGCGCATGCCGCTGCCCGGCGAGACGATCGGCGGCTCCGCGTTCCGGATGGGGCCGGGCGGCAAGGGCTCGAACCAGGCGGTCGCGGCCGCGCGCGCCGGCGCGGAGGTCGTGTTCTGCACGCGCGTCGGCAACGACGAGTTCGGCGCGATCGCGCGCGCCACGTGGGCGGCCGAGGGCATCACCGCGCGCGCGGGCGTGGCCGATGGCGTCGCGACCGGCGCCGCGCACATCTTCGTGGACGACACCACCGGGCAGAACGCGATCATCGTCGTCGCCGGCGCGGCGGGCACGCTCGGGCCGTCCGACATCGAGGCGATCGAGGACGACATCGCGGCCGCGCAGGTGTTCGTCACGCAGCTCGAACAACCGGTCGACGCGGCGCGGCGCGGACTCGAAACGGCGCGCCGCCATCGCGTGACGACCGTGTTCAATCCGGCGCCCGCGCTGCCGCTCGACGACGCCATCTTCCCGCTGTGCGACTACATCACGCCGAACGAAACCGAGGCGGCGGCGCTGACCGGCGAACGCGTCGACGACGTCGCGAGCGCGCGCCGCGCGGGCGACGCGCTGCTGAAGAAGGGCGTCGGCACCGCGATCGTCACGCTCGGCGAACACGGCGCGCTGCTGCACGGCCCGAACCAGTCGGTGCTGGTGCCGGCGTTCCGCTGCGGTCGCGTGGTCGAAACGGCCGGCGCGGGCGACGGCTTCACCGGCGGTTTCGCGGCGGCGCTCGCGCGCGGGATGGACCCGCAGGCGGCGGTGCGCTTCGGCTGCGCGCTCGCGGGGCTGTCGGTCACGCGGCCCGGCACCGCGCCGTCGATGCCGACGCTCGGCGAGATCCGCGCGCTGCTCGACGCGGCCGGCCCGGCGCTCGCCGCCGCGTCGCAGTAG
- a CDS encoding amidohydrolase family protein encodes MNESILIRNAAAIMTGGSGADDDPARAAGPDIRIVGDTIDAIGALSPQRGETVVDATDCIVYPAWVNTHHHLFQSLLKGDRAGLDASLTPWLAATPYRFRAQFDERRFRLAARIGLIELARSGCATVADHNYVYYPDMPFDSSAILFDEADRLGLRFVLLRGGATQTRQLEAELPHALRAESFDAYLADIERLAHRYHDASPRAMRRVVVAPTTVLYSISPAQMRETAAFARRLGLRLHSHLSETVGYQDSAYAMHRQSPVAFCGEHDWLGDDVWYAHLVKLDVDEIALLGETGTGVAHCPQSNGRLGSGICPVYELVQAGVPVSIGVDGAASNEAADMISEVHMAWLAQRARVGMAAQPLYRGGSFEGGAHAATVEDAIHWGTAGGARVLGLPEVGRVAPGYSADLAIYRLDDPRYFGLHDPAIGPVASGGRPTLAALYAAGRRIVTDDALDGVDMAELARDARAAVKELLDAVA; translated from the coding sequence ATGAACGAATCCATCCTGATCCGCAACGCCGCCGCGATCATGACCGGCGGCAGCGGCGCCGACGACGACCCCGCGCGCGCCGCCGGCCCGGACATCCGCATCGTCGGCGACACGATCGACGCGATCGGCGCGCTGAGTCCGCAGCGCGGCGAAACGGTTGTCGACGCGACGGACTGCATCGTCTATCCGGCGTGGGTGAACACGCATCACCACCTGTTCCAGTCGCTGCTGAAGGGCGACCGCGCCGGGCTCGACGCGTCGCTGACGCCGTGGCTCGCGGCGACGCCGTACCGCTTTCGCGCGCAGTTCGACGAACGGCGTTTCCGGCTCGCCGCGCGCATCGGCCTGATCGAACTGGCGCGCTCGGGCTGCGCGACCGTGGCGGACCACAACTACGTGTATTACCCGGACATGCCGTTCGACAGCTCGGCGATCCTGTTCGACGAGGCCGACAGGCTCGGGCTGCGCTTCGTGCTGCTGCGGGGCGGCGCGACGCAGACGCGCCAGCTCGAAGCGGAACTGCCGCATGCGTTGCGCGCGGAGTCGTTCGACGCGTATCTCGCGGACATCGAGCGGCTCGCGCATCGGTATCACGACGCGTCGCCGCGCGCGATGCGCCGCGTCGTCGTCGCGCCGACCACCGTGCTGTATTCGATCTCGCCCGCGCAGATGCGCGAGACCGCCGCGTTCGCGCGGCGGCTCGGCTTGCGGCTGCACAGCCACCTGTCGGAGACGGTCGGTTATCAGGACAGCGCGTATGCGATGCACCGGCAGTCGCCGGTCGCGTTCTGCGGCGAGCACGACTGGCTCGGCGACGACGTGTGGTACGCGCACCTGGTGAAACTCGACGTCGACGAAATCGCGCTGCTCGGCGAAACCGGCACCGGCGTCGCGCATTGTCCGCAGAGCAACGGGCGGCTCGGCAGCGGCATCTGCCCGGTGTACGAGCTGGTGCAGGCGGGCGTGCCGGTGTCGATCGGCGTGGACGGCGCGGCGTCGAACGAGGCGGCCGACATGATCTCCGAAGTGCACATGGCGTGGCTCGCGCAGCGCGCGCGGGTCGGCATGGCCGCGCAGCCGCTTTACCGCGGCGGCAGCTTCGAGGGCGGTGCGCATGCGGCGACGGTCGAGGACGCGATCCACTGGGGCACCGCGGGCGGCGCGCGGGTGCTCGGCCTGCCGGAAGTCGGCCGCGTCGCGCCGGGGTATTCGGCGGACCTCGCGATCTACCGGCTCGACGATCCGCGCTACTTCGGGCTGCACGACCCCGCGATCGGGCCGGTCGCGTCCGGCGGCAGGCCGACGCTCGCGGCGCTGTACGCGGCCGGCAGGCGCATCGTGACCGACGACGCGCTCGACGGCGTCGACATGGCCGAACTGGCCCGCGACGCGCGCGCGGCCGTGAAGGAACTGCTCGACGCCGTTGCCTGA
- a CDS encoding ABC transporter substrate-binding protein, whose amino-acid sequence MPILQPVVRRLASFIRARVRGGRAARRAAICSALLSFALFAAAPARAADPVTVLTSWYAQAEHGGFYQALATGIYRKYGLDVTIRMGGPQVNGMQLLAAGRADFILGYDFQVLSGVESGIPVTTVAASFQFDPQGMLTHDDVTSLAGLKGKTILVAGSGQTSWWPWLKAKYGYTDAQTRPYTFNLQPFFADGNVAMQAYPSSEPYQAGQAHVNTHFFLFADDGYPPYNTTIVTMRDTVKAKPDVVARFVKASMEGWKSYLADPAPGNALIRKDNPQMTDGQLAFGLAQMKKLRLVTGGDAATLGIGAMTDARWQKTYDYMVGAKLLKPSADWRSAYTLQFIQTAKVMP is encoded by the coding sequence ATGCCGATCCTTCAGCCGGTCGTCCGGCGTCTTGCGTCCTTCATTCGTGCGCGCGTTCGCGGCGGCCGCGCCGCGCGGCGGGCCGCCATCTGTTCAGCCCTCCTTTCGTTCGCGCTGTTCGCGGCCGCTCCCGCGCGCGCCGCCGACCCGGTGACGGTGCTGACGAGCTGGTACGCGCAGGCCGAGCACGGCGGTTTTTATCAGGCGCTCGCGACCGGCATCTACCGCAAGTACGGTCTCGACGTGACGATCCGGATGGGCGGCCCGCAGGTCAACGGCATGCAGCTGCTCGCGGCCGGCCGCGCCGATTTCATTCTCGGCTACGACTTCCAGGTGCTGTCCGGCGTCGAGTCCGGCATTCCGGTGACGACCGTCGCCGCGTCGTTTCAGTTCGATCCGCAGGGGATGCTGACGCACGACGACGTGACGAGCCTCGCCGGACTGAAGGGCAAGACGATCCTCGTCGCGGGCTCGGGGCAGACCAGCTGGTGGCCGTGGCTGAAGGCGAAGTATGGCTACACCGACGCGCAGACGCGGCCGTACACGTTCAACCTGCAACCGTTCTTCGCGGACGGCAACGTCGCGATGCAGGCGTATCCGTCGTCCGAGCCGTATCAGGCCGGACAGGCGCACGTGAACACGCATTTCTTCCTGTTCGCCGACGACGGTTATCCGCCGTACAACACGACGATCGTCACGATGCGCGACACGGTGAAAGCGAAGCCGGACGTCGTCGCGCGCTTCGTGAAGGCGTCGATGGAAGGCTGGAAGAGTTATCTGGCCGACCCGGCGCCGGGCAACGCGCTGATCCGCAAGGACAACCCGCAGATGACCGACGGCCAGCTCGCCTTCGGCCTCGCGCAGATGAAGAAGCTGCGGCTCGTGACCGGCGGCGATGCGGCGACGCTCGGCATCGGCGCGATGACCGACGCGCGCTGGCAGAAGACCTACGACTACATGGTCGGCGCGAAGCTGCTGAAGCCGTCGGCCGACTGGCGCAGCGCGTACACGCTGCAGTTCATCCAGACCGCGAAGGTGATGCCGTAG
- the deoC gene encoding deoxyribose-phosphate aldolase produces the protein MPQSPTQTPAVVALHRNAAGASARNPGTPFDVSLFDGVRVNASAVERRTATLATRRTLKQNPQAAWLLKAITCIDLTTLSGDDTEGRVRRLCAKARQPVRDDLLAALGMAPHDIRTGAVCVYHRFVAAAVDALAGSGIPVAAVSTGFPAGLNPHPLKLREIDASVADGASEIDIVVTREYVLTGNWRALYDEVREFRAACGDAHLKAILATGDIRTLTNVARASMVCMMAGADFIKTSTGKEGVNATLDVSLAMVRMIRAYEDATGQRVGFKPAGGVSSAKAVLGYQILMKEELGRAWLEPDLFRIGASSLLSDIERQLEHHVSGRYSAFHRHPAA, from the coding sequence ATGCCTCAAAGCCCTACCCAGACGCCCGCCGTCGTCGCGCTGCACCGCAACGCGGCCGGCGCGTCGGCGCGTAATCCCGGCACGCCGTTCGACGTCTCGCTGTTCGACGGCGTGCGCGTGAACGCTTCCGCCGTCGAGCGCCGCACCGCGACGCTCGCGACGCGCCGCACGCTGAAGCAAAACCCGCAGGCCGCGTGGCTGCTGAAGGCGATCACCTGCATCGACCTGACGACGCTGTCCGGCGACGACACCGAGGGCCGCGTGCGGCGGCTGTGCGCGAAGGCGCGCCAGCCGGTGCGCGACGACCTGCTCGCGGCGCTCGGCATGGCGCCGCACGACATCCGCACCGGCGCGGTGTGCGTGTACCACCGCTTCGTCGCGGCCGCCGTCGATGCGCTCGCGGGCAGCGGCATCCCGGTCGCGGCGGTGTCGACCGGCTTTCCGGCCGGGCTGAACCCGCATCCGCTGAAGCTGCGCGAGATCGACGCGTCGGTCGCGGACGGCGCGAGCGAGATCGACATCGTCGTCACCCGCGAATACGTGCTGACCGGCAACTGGCGCGCGCTGTACGACGAGGTGCGCGAGTTCCGCGCCGCGTGCGGCGACGCGCATCTGAAGGCGATTCTCGCGACCGGCGACATCCGCACGCTGACGAACGTGGCGCGCGCATCGATGGTCTGCATGATGGCCGGCGCGGACTTCATCAAGACCTCCACCGGCAAGGAAGGCGTGAACGCGACGCTCGACGTGTCGCTCGCGATGGTGCGGATGATCCGCGCGTACGAGGACGCGACCGGCCAGCGCGTCGGCTTCAAGCCGGCTGGCGGCGTATCGAGCGCGAAGGCGGTGCTCGGCTACCAGATCCTGATGAAAGAGGAACTCGGGCGCGCGTGGCTCGAACCGGACCTGTTCCGCATCGGCGCGTCGAGTCTGCTGTCCGACATCGAGCGGCAGCTCGAACATCACGTGAGCGGGCGTTATTCGGCGTTCCACCGTCACCCGGCAGCTTGA
- a CDS encoding aldehyde dehydrogenase family protein: MNHSVAEYFASMDYGPAPEDDQPARAWLARHADGFGHFVGGAWRAAQAGDTFDTREPATGARLARVAQGGDADVDAAVRAARAAQPAWAAAGGAARARHLYALARMVQRHSRLFAVLEALDNGKPIRETRDLDVPLVARHFLHHAGWAQLQEAEFADYAPLGVIGQIVPWNFPLLMLAWKIAPALATGNCVVLKPAEYTPLTALLFAELAHEAGLPPGVLNVVTGDGRTGAALVAHADVDKIAFTGSTEVGRSIRAATAGTGKSLTLELGGKSPFIVFDDADLDGAVEGVVDAIWFNQGQVCCAGSRLLVQEGVEARFLDKLRRRMTTLRVGRSLDKGIDLGAIVDPVQLERIRSLMQRGRDEGADVWQPPQVALPDGGCYYPPTLVTGVGPASLLAQEEIFGPVLVSMSFRTPDDAVALANNTRYGLAASVWTETIGRALDIAPRLACGVVWINATNLFDAAVGFGGYRESGYGREGGREGIYEYLQPRGWLRFDGRRDASPAAERDTALPSPSSQPPRAPVDRTAKLFVGGRQVRPDSGYYLPVHAPDGRVVGEVGAGNRKDVRNAVAAARAAAGWSAASAHNRAQVLYYLAENLSIRADEFAHQATLRSGSTDAAARAEVDAAVARLFTYAAWADKFDGAVHAPPLRGVALAMHEPLGVIGIACPDDAPLLALVSLVAPALAMGNRVVVAPGAMPLAATDLYQVVETSDVPAGVLNVVTGERAALVAALAKHDDVDALWCFGTADEAALAERESVGNLKRTFVGHGRRFDWFDRACEGRAWLREAVQTKNIWIPYGD, translated from the coding sequence ATGAACCACAGCGTAGCGGAGTACTTTGCATCGATGGACTACGGCCCCGCGCCCGAGGACGACCAGCCGGCGCGCGCATGGCTCGCGCGGCACGCGGACGGCTTCGGCCACTTCGTCGGCGGCGCGTGGCGCGCGGCGCAGGCGGGCGACACGTTCGACACGCGCGAGCCCGCGACCGGCGCGCGGCTCGCGCGTGTCGCGCAGGGCGGCGACGCCGACGTCGACGCCGCGGTGCGCGCCGCGCGCGCGGCGCAGCCCGCGTGGGCGGCGGCCGGCGGCGCGGCCCGCGCGCGCCACCTGTATGCGCTCGCGCGGATGGTGCAGCGGCACAGCCGGCTGTTCGCGGTGCTGGAGGCGCTCGACAACGGCAAGCCGATCCGCGAGACGCGCGACCTCGACGTGCCGCTCGTCGCGCGCCACTTCCTGCATCACGCGGGCTGGGCGCAGCTGCAGGAAGCCGAGTTCGCGGACTATGCGCCGCTGGGGGTGATCGGCCAGATCGTGCCGTGGAATTTTCCGCTCCTGATGCTCGCGTGGAAAATCGCGCCCGCGCTCGCGACCGGCAACTGCGTCGTGCTGAAGCCGGCCGAATACACGCCGCTCACCGCGCTGCTGTTCGCGGAACTCGCGCACGAAGCGGGCCTGCCGCCGGGCGTGCTGAACGTCGTGACCGGCGACGGCCGCACGGGCGCGGCGCTCGTCGCGCACGCGGACGTCGACAAGATCGCGTTCACCGGCTCGACCGAAGTGGGCCGGTCGATCCGCGCGGCGACGGCCGGCACCGGCAAATCGCTGACGCTCGAACTCGGCGGCAAGTCGCCGTTCATCGTGTTCGACGACGCGGACCTCGACGGCGCGGTCGAAGGCGTGGTCGACGCGATCTGGTTCAACCAGGGGCAGGTGTGCTGCGCGGGTTCGCGTCTGCTCGTGCAGGAGGGCGTCGAAGCGCGTTTCCTCGACAAGCTGCGGCGGCGGATGACGACGCTGCGCGTCGGCCGCTCGCTCGACAAGGGCATCGACCTCGGCGCGATCGTCGATCCGGTGCAGCTTGAGCGCATCCGTTCGCTGATGCAGCGCGGCCGCGACGAAGGCGCGGACGTGTGGCAGCCGCCGCAGGTCGCGCTGCCGGACGGCGGCTGTTATTACCCGCCGACGCTCGTGACCGGCGTCGGTCCCGCGTCGCTGCTCGCGCAGGAGGAAATCTTCGGGCCGGTGCTGGTGTCGATGAGCTTCCGCACGCCGGACGACGCGGTCGCGCTCGCCAACAACACGCGCTACGGGCTCGCCGCGAGCGTGTGGACCGAGACGATCGGGCGCGCGCTCGACATCGCGCCGCGCCTCGCGTGCGGCGTCGTGTGGATCAACGCGACCAACCTGTTCGACGCGGCCGTCGGTTTCGGCGGCTATCGCGAATCGGGTTACGGCCGCGAAGGCGGGCGGGAGGGGATTTACGAATATCTGCAACCGCGCGGATGGCTTAGATTCGACGGGCGTCGCGATGCGTCGCCCGCCGCGGAGCGCGATACCGCGTTGCCGTCGCCATCGTCACAACCGCCACGCGCGCCGGTCGATCGCACCGCGAAGCTGTTCGTCGGCGGCAGACAGGTGCGGCCGGACAGCGGTTATTACCTGCCGGTGCATGCGCCGGACGGGCGCGTCGTCGGCGAGGTCGGCGCGGGCAACCGCAAGGACGTTCGCAACGCGGTCGCGGCCGCGCGCGCGGCGGCGGGCTGGTCGGCCGCGAGCGCGCACAACCGCGCGCAGGTGCTGTATTACCTCGCGGAGAACCTGTCGATCCGCGCCGACGAATTCGCGCATCAGGCGACGCTGCGCAGCGGCTCGACCGACGCGGCCGCGCGCGCCGAGGTGGACGCGGCGGTCGCGCGGCTCTTCACGTACGCCGCGTGGGCCGACAAGTTCGACGGCGCGGTGCATGCGCCGCCGCTGCGCGGCGTCGCGCTCGCGATGCACGAGCCGCTCGGCGTGATCGGCATCGCGTGTCCGGACGACGCGCCGCTGCTCGCGCTGGTGTCGCTCGTTGCGCCGGCGCTCGCGATGGGCAACCGCGTGGTCGTGGCGCCGGGAGCGATGCCGCTTGCCGCGACCGATCTGTACCAGGTCGTCGAGACGTCCGACGTGCCGGCCGGCGTGCTGAACGTCGTGACCGGCGAGCGCGCGGCGCTCGTCGCGGCGCTCGCGAAGCACGACGACGTCGACGCGCTGTGGTGCTTCGGCACGGCGGACGAAGCGGCGCTCGCCGAGCGCGAGTCGGTCGGCAACCTGAAGCGCACGTTCGTCGGCCACGGCCGGCGCTTCGACTGGTTCGACCGCGCGTGCGAAGGCCGCGCGTGGCTGCGCGAGGCGGTGCAGACGAAAAACATATGGATTCCGTATGGAGACTGA
- a CDS encoding ABC transporter permease gives MTGDVLRSASVDEVRGRGSAPRRPLLARPGVAKALAPWVVGVALLALWQGACMLYRVPAYLVPSPSAIVAQFAQDAPLLFGSLLVTLKITLLAFVCATVLGVAIALLFVQSPLIEASLFPYAVLLQVTPVVAIAPLIIIWVKDTTAALVVCATLVALFPVISNTALGLRSVNPGLVNLFRIHRATRWQTLMRLRIPCALPYFFGGLRISSGLALIGAVVAEFVAGTGGSGAGLAYQILQAGFQLNIPRLFAALALITVTGVLLFAATVWLSRVALRGWHDSEL, from the coding sequence ATGACCGGCGACGTGCTCCGCTCCGCTTCCGTCGACGAGGTGCGCGGGCGCGGGTCCGCGCCGCGCCGGCCGCTGCTCGCGCGGCCCGGCGTCGCGAAGGCGCTCGCGCCGTGGGTCGTCGGCGTCGCCCTGCTCGCGCTGTGGCAGGGCGCGTGCATGCTGTATCGCGTGCCCGCGTACCTCGTGCCGTCGCCGTCCGCCATCGTCGCGCAGTTCGCGCAGGACGCGCCGCTGCTGTTCGGCAGCCTGCTCGTCACGCTGAAGATCACGCTGCTCGCGTTCGTCTGCGCGACGGTGCTCGGCGTCGCGATCGCGCTGCTGTTCGTGCAGAGCCCGCTGATCGAGGCCAGCCTGTTTCCCTACGCGGTGCTGCTGCAGGTCACGCCGGTCGTCGCGATCGCGCCGCTGATCATCATCTGGGTGAAGGACACGACCGCCGCGCTCGTCGTCTGCGCGACGCTCGTCGCGCTGTTCCCGGTGATCTCGAACACGGCGCTCGGGCTGCGCAGCGTGAACCCCGGCCTCGTGAACCTGTTCCGCATCCATCGCGCGACGCGCTGGCAGACGCTCATGCGCCTGCGCATTCCCTGCGCGCTGCCGTACTTCTTCGGCGGACTCAGGATATCGAGCGGCCTCGCGCTGATCGGCGCGGTCGTCGCGGAATTCGTCGCGGGCACCGGCGGCAGCGGCGCGGGGCTCGCCTACCAGATCCTGCAAGCCGGGTTCCAGTTGAACATCCCGCGGCTCTTCGCGGCGCTCGCGCTCATCACCGTGACCGGCGTGCTGCTGTTCGCGGCGACCGTCTGGCTGTCGCGCGTCGCGCTGCGCGGCTGGCACGACAGCGAGTTATAG
- a CDS encoding RbsD/FucU family protein, giving the protein MLKNLDPLLNADVLHALASMGHGDDLVICDANFPADSVARQTALGRVLRIDGVDAPRAVRAVLSLLPLDSFVEHPALRMEVVGEPHTLPAVQQEAQHEVNAAEGRSVPFGSVERFAFYDLARKAYCVIATGEERGYGCFVFRKGVLLAADAPRGARP; this is encoded by the coding sequence GTGCTGAAGAATCTGGACCCGCTGTTGAATGCCGATGTGCTGCACGCGCTTGCGTCGATGGGACACGGCGACGATCTGGTGATCTGCGACGCGAACTTTCCGGCCGATTCGGTCGCGCGTCAGACCGCGCTCGGCCGCGTGCTGCGGATCGACGGCGTGGACGCGCCGCGTGCGGTGCGCGCGGTGCTGTCGCTGCTGCCGCTCGACAGTTTCGTCGAGCATCCGGCGCTGCGCATGGAGGTGGTCGGCGAGCCGCACACGCTGCCCGCCGTGCAGCAGGAGGCGCAGCACGAAGTGAACGCGGCCGAGGGGCGCAGCGTGCCGTTCGGTTCGGTCGAACGTTTCGCGTTCTACGATCTCGCGCGCAAGGCCTACTGCGTGATCGCGACCGGCGAGGAACGCGGCTACGGCTGCTTCGTGTTCAGGAAGGGCGTGCTGCTCGCGGCGGACGCGCCGCGCGGGGCGCGGCCATGA
- a CDS encoding aromatic ring-hydroxylating oxygenase subunit alpha, with amino-acid sequence MLVTRQKVLRRFWYAVMPMSQLDSGPQPFTLLGEPIVLWKGAAGRPHALRDRCCHRTAKLSKGFVDGDGNIACGYHGWTYDCSGRCVKIPQSDGGAIPSRAVVNAYRCEARYGYAWVALDEPLQPIPEFPEDGAPGYRRILQFYERWNTSPLRMMENSFDNSHFSFVHKANFGLFDNPKPSKYEFRPHDWGFEAETHVPVRNPPASHRITGTTDDVTERHLLNRWFMPFARRFGCTYPASGVHHIIYNCATPIDDRTLMLSQWLYRNDTDDACSAQELIDWDRPITDEDRDILEATDYDACIDVRRQQECHMESDQPGLLMRRMLLKLLADHGEAEVFRDEQEG; translated from the coding sequence ATGCTGGTGACCCGTCAAAAAGTCCTGCGGCGTTTCTGGTACGCGGTGATGCCGATGTCGCAGCTCGACAGCGGCCCGCAGCCGTTCACGCTGCTGGGCGAGCCGATCGTGCTGTGGAAGGGCGCGGCCGGCCGGCCGCACGCGCTGCGCGACCGCTGCTGCCATCGCACCGCGAAGCTGTCGAAGGGGTTCGTCGACGGCGACGGCAATATTGCATGCGGCTATCACGGCTGGACCTACGACTGCAGCGGCCGCTGCGTGAAGATTCCGCAGTCGGACGGCGGCGCGATTCCGTCGCGCGCCGTCGTGAACGCGTACCGCTGCGAAGCGCGGTACGGCTACGCATGGGTCGCGCTCGACGAGCCGTTGCAGCCGATCCCCGAGTTTCCGGAGGACGGCGCGCCCGGCTATCGCCGGATCCTGCAGTTCTACGAGCGGTGGAACACGAGTCCGCTGCGGATGATGGAGAACTCGTTCGACAATTCGCACTTCAGCTTCGTGCACAAAGCGAACTTCGGGCTGTTCGACAATCCGAAGCCGTCGAAGTACGAGTTCCGTCCGCACGACTGGGGCTTCGAGGCCGAGACGCACGTGCCGGTGCGCAACCCGCCCGCGAGCCACCGGATCACCGGCACGACTGACGACGTGACGGAGCGGCATCTGCTGAACCGCTGGTTCATGCCGTTCGCGCGGCGCTTCGGCTGCACGTACCCGGCGAGCGGCGTGCATCACATCATCTACAACTGCGCGACGCCGATCGACGACCGCACGCTGATGCTGTCGCAATGGCTGTACCGCAACGACACCGACGACGCGTGTTCCGCGCAGGAGCTGATCGACTGGGACCGGCCGATCACCGACGAGGACCGCGACATTCTGGAGGCGACCGACTACGACGCGTGCATCGACGTGCGGCGCCAGCAGGAATGCCACATGGAGTCTGACCAGCCTGGCCTGCTGATGCGCCGGATGCTGCTCAAGCTGCTCGCCGACCACGGCGAGGCCGAAGTGTTTCGCGACGAACAGGAGGGCTGA